In a single window of the Bactrocera dorsalis isolate Fly_Bdor chromosome 2, ASM2337382v1, whole genome shotgun sequence genome:
- the LOC109579336 gene encoding retrovirus-related Env polyprotein from transposon gypsy isoform X2: protein MMEEGIGKIQTGTYRIIHMTNITEYSTILRELNRNFIRNIPANNPLYPFITDEISSINITINNILPKYKNKRSLDYVGSAWKWIAGNPDHDDLVAINSKFKEVIENNNQQLIINKNILERINNITEISNSIIKSLGSSNEFQTALILKYKSKIDIIKDELENIKRAIHLTKANIINSVIINNQEAHRINKIFMEENLQFGSLEESLNFADVQIAVKQNLLIYMIKIPKTGKEICKSIIIKPLSKNETILKINFEKILKCNEEYYGIEKDCKIINEIKICKQTQIVNLENENCTKNLIRNKPYKCTVTNTEHVKNIVEINNGLILLNSFEGNITTNNNSRKLRGSYLIRIFNETIRINNMNFTTLEQHS, encoded by the coding sequence ATGATGGAGGAAGGAATTGGCAAAATTCAAACAGGAACCTACCGGATTATCCACATGACAAACATAACAGAATACTCTACAATATTACGGGAACTGAACAGAAACTTCATACGAAACATTCCAGCTAACAACCCTCTTTACCCATTTATAACAGACGAAATCAGTAGCATCAACATAacaattaataacattttacctaaatacaaaaataaaagatcacTAGACTACGTAGGATCAGCCTGGAAATGGATAGCTGGCAACCCGGACCATGACGATTTAGTAGCCATCAACAGCAAATTTAAAGAAGTAATCGAGAATAACAACCAACAATtaataatcaacaaaaacattttagaaaGAATAAACAATATAACAGAAATTAGCAACTCAATAATAAAGTCTCTAGGAAGTAGTAACGAATTTCAGACCGCCctaatacttaaatataaatctaaaattgacataatcaaagatgagttagaaaatattaaaagagcaATTCATTTAACTAAAGCGAACATTATTAACTCAGTTATTATTAACAATCAAGAAGCtcatagaataaataaaatttttatggaaGAGAATCTGCAATTTGGTTCGTTAGAAGAATCTCTGAATTTTGCAGACGTTCAAATTGCTGTAAAACAAAACTTACtaatttatatgataaaaatacCGAAAACCGGTAAGGAAATTTGCAAATCTATTATAATTAAGCCTTTAAGTAAAAACGAAACtattttaaagataaattttgaaaaaatactgaaatgtaATGAAGAATATTATGGTATAGAAAaagattgtaaaataataaatgaaataaaaatttgcaaacaaaccCAAATTGTTAATttggaaaacgaaaattgtacaaaaaatttaataaggaatAAACCATATAAGTGCACTGTAACAAATACGGAacatgttaaaaatattgtagaaataaataatggattaatacttttaaatagTTTCGAAGGAAATATTActacaaataataatagtagAAAATTAAGAGGATCATATTTGATAAGaatctttaatgaaactataagaataaataacatGAATTTTACAACTTTAGAACAACATAGCTAG